A genomic region of Clavibacter michiganensis subsp. insidiosus contains the following coding sequences:
- a CDS encoding serine hydrolase, translating into MSATGEDPRRRSRHTGGGAARHAGQEPTDGFRSAFRALGGLALDGMRVAARATDLDSGDVVLSVDDHVALPAAGLGRVLLLIELSARMTGGDLSPLHLVDRRPDDEGGTAGLWRHLVVPSLPVTDLASLVGATGDAAATNALLGLVGLDAVRTRAESLGLRRTALLDVARGTRGPDDAPQLSVGSARELASLFASLVHGEVVDEETSTRVVGWLALNTDRSMVAASFGLDAPVGRGGEHGMALVDCTGVDAGVRAEAGVLRGPRGAVAYAVMVHFDDADLRARLAVRDALGVVGLDLLEHVH; encoded by the coding sequence ATGAGCGCGACCGGCGAGGATCCGCGACGCCGCTCCCGGCACACCGGGGGCGGCGCCGCGCGGCACGCGGGGCAGGAGCCCACCGACGGCTTCCGCTCCGCCTTCCGCGCGCTCGGCGGCCTCGCCCTCGACGGGATGCGGGTCGCCGCCCGCGCCACCGACCTCGACTCCGGCGACGTGGTGCTCTCGGTCGACGACCATGTCGCGCTGCCCGCCGCGGGCCTCGGCCGCGTGCTCCTCCTCATCGAGCTGTCCGCGCGCATGACGGGCGGCGACCTCTCGCCCCTGCACCTCGTGGACCGCCGGCCGGACGACGAGGGCGGCACCGCGGGCCTCTGGCGCCACCTCGTGGTGCCGTCGCTGCCCGTCACGGATCTCGCGTCGCTCGTCGGCGCGACGGGCGACGCGGCCGCCACCAACGCGCTCCTCGGGCTCGTCGGCCTCGACGCCGTGCGCACGCGCGCCGAGTCGCTCGGCCTCCGCCGCACGGCGCTCCTCGACGTGGCGCGCGGCACCCGCGGGCCGGACGACGCCCCGCAGCTCTCCGTGGGATCCGCCCGCGAGCTCGCGTCGCTCTTCGCGTCGCTCGTGCACGGCGAGGTCGTGGACGAGGAGACGAGCACGCGCGTGGTCGGCTGGCTCGCGCTCAACACCGACCGGTCGATGGTCGCCGCCTCCTTCGGGCTGGACGCACCGGTGGGCCGCGGCGGCGAGCACGGCATGGCGCTCGTCGACTGCACGGGCGTCGACGCGGGCGTGCGGGCCGAGGCGGGCGTGCTCCGCGGGCCGCGCGGCGCGGTCGCGTACGCCGTCATGGTGCACTTCGACGACGCAGATCTCCGCGCCCGCCTCGCCGTCCGCGACGCCCTGGGCGTGGTCGGGCTCGACCTGCTGGAGCACGTGCACTGA
- a CDS encoding HAD family hydrolase has product MADIASTPPAVLFDIDETLIHTGGSGARSWAMAFRDLHDVEADIGEHSSAGETDPQVGTATFRAVIGRDPEPAELARLYASYLRHLADDIRVSEGYRVLDGAEALLDRLADAGVVLGVVSGAMEGAARTKMEPARLGRFFVFGAYGSDSPDRVDVVRRAIATAGTLRGAEPAREQVLVVGDTPNDITSAHDAGATAVGVASGHYSADELRDAGADLVLDTLEDPALERLLGL; this is encoded by the coding sequence ATGGCCGACATCGCATCCACCCCGCCCGCCGTCCTCTTCGACATCGACGAGACCCTCATCCACACGGGCGGTTCCGGCGCCCGCAGCTGGGCGATGGCGTTCCGCGACCTGCACGACGTCGAGGCCGACATCGGCGAGCACTCGTCGGCGGGGGAGACGGATCCGCAAGTCGGCACCGCGACGTTCCGCGCCGTGATCGGCCGGGACCCGGAGCCCGCCGAGCTCGCCCGCCTCTACGCCTCCTACCTCCGCCACCTCGCCGACGACATCCGCGTCTCCGAGGGCTACCGCGTGCTCGACGGCGCCGAGGCGCTGCTCGACCGGCTCGCCGACGCGGGCGTGGTCCTCGGCGTCGTCTCCGGCGCGATGGAGGGCGCGGCCCGCACGAAGATGGAGCCCGCCCGGCTCGGCCGCTTCTTCGTGTTCGGCGCGTACGGATCCGACTCGCCCGACCGCGTCGACGTCGTGCGCCGCGCGATCGCGACCGCGGGCACGCTCCGCGGCGCCGAGCCCGCGCGTGAGCAGGTGCTCGTCGTCGGCGACACCCCGAACGACATCACCTCCGCGCATGACGCGGGCGCGACCGCGGTGGGCGTCGCGAGCGGCCACTACTCGGCCGACGAGCTGCGCGACGCGGGCGCGGATCTGGTGCTCGACACCCTCGAGGACCCGGCGCTCGAGCGGCTGCTCGGCCTCTGA
- a CDS encoding MarR family winged helix-turn-helix transcriptional regulator, producing the protein MKDDDDVDLVIDAWGAAMPDVDFAPLDVVSRLRRLLPQMQRIREGAFAAEGLTTSEFEFLSVLRQQGDAGLTRAGLAERLGTDTGSLVHRVNRLTARSFITREEDPAGGRSRLVVLTPFGIERVDRAMRRLVADEDEVLADLSREQIATLIDSLRVIARTTERMRARRS; encoded by the coding sequence ATGAAGGATGACGACGACGTCGACCTGGTGATCGACGCGTGGGGTGCGGCCATGCCCGACGTCGACTTCGCGCCGCTCGACGTGGTGTCGCGGCTGCGGCGCCTGCTGCCGCAGATGCAGCGGATCCGCGAGGGCGCGTTCGCCGCCGAGGGCCTCACGACGAGCGAGTTCGAGTTCCTCTCGGTGCTCCGCCAGCAGGGCGACGCGGGCCTCACGCGCGCCGGCCTCGCCGAGCGGCTCGGCACCGACACCGGCAGCCTCGTGCACCGGGTGAACCGGCTGACCGCGCGCTCCTTCATCACGCGCGAGGAGGATCCCGCGGGCGGCCGCAGCCGGCTCGTGGTGCTCACGCCGTTCGGCATCGAGCGCGTCGACCGGGCCATGCGCCGCCTCGTCGCCGACGAGGACGAGGTGCTCGCCGACCTCAGCCGCGAGCAGATCGCGACGCTCATCGACAGCCTGCGCGTCATCGCGCGCACGACCGAGCGGATGCGCGCGCGCCGCTCCTGA
- the mmuM gene encoding homocysteine S-methyltransferase: MTRPLQLPDRPLVLDGGLGTLLEARGHDLSDPLWSARVLADEPDAVRAAHAEFFRVGADVAITASYQVGFAAFAARGLSAADTGELLRASVRLAAEARDEVAREDAPGAARDRWVAASVGPYGATLGDGSEYAGSSGLTRAELRRWHAPRFAVLADSGADLLACETIPSLDEGRALVDLARGSGASAWLAFTVAGGRLRSGEPMAEGFRLAEGADEVVAVGINCAHPEEVPAAIAAARSVTDRPVVVYPNSGERWDAVARGWGGDPALPSVDAWIEAGASLVGGCCRVGPDEIRRMRDALR; the protein is encoded by the coding sequence ATGACCCGGCCGCTGCAGCTCCCCGACCGCCCGCTGGTGCTCGACGGCGGCCTCGGCACGCTGCTGGAGGCGCGCGGGCACGACCTGTCGGATCCGCTGTGGAGCGCGCGCGTGCTCGCCGACGAGCCCGACGCGGTGCGGGCGGCGCACGCCGAGTTCTTCCGCGTCGGGGCGGACGTCGCGATCACGGCGTCGTACCAGGTGGGCTTCGCGGCCTTCGCGGCGCGCGGGCTGAGCGCGGCGGACACCGGGGAGCTGCTGCGGGCGAGCGTGCGGCTCGCGGCCGAGGCGCGGGACGAGGTCGCGCGCGAGGACGCTCCCGGCGCCGCCCGCGACCGCTGGGTCGCCGCGTCCGTCGGCCCCTACGGCGCGACCCTCGGCGACGGCTCCGAGTACGCCGGATCCAGCGGCCTCACGCGCGCGGAGCTCCGCCGCTGGCACGCCCCGCGGTTCGCCGTGCTCGCCGACTCCGGCGCCGACCTGCTCGCCTGCGAGACGATCCCGAGCCTCGACGAGGGCCGCGCTCTCGTGGACCTCGCGCGCGGCTCGGGCGCGTCCGCGTGGCTCGCGTTCACGGTCGCGGGCGGCCGGCTGCGGTCCGGCGAGCCGATGGCCGAGGGGTTCCGGCTCGCGGAGGGGGCCGACGAGGTCGTGGCCGTGGGGATCAACTGCGCGCACCCCGAGGAGGTGCCGGCCGCGATCGCCGCGGCCCGGAGCGTCACCGACCGGCCGGTGGTCGTCTACCCGAACTCCGGCGAGCGCTGGGACGCGGTCGCGCGCGGCTGGGGCGGCGACCCGGCGCTGCCGTCCGTCGACGCGTGGATCGAGGCGGGCGCGTCGCTCGTCGGCGGGTGCTGCCGGGTGGGACCCGACGAGATCCGGCGCATGCGGGACGCGCTGCGCTGA
- a CDS encoding histidine phosphatase family protein: MTGMNPATAKRLARDDVAPMYAEVDAAIARAEIPGTPEWQEKVRGRIVMVRHGQTEWSVNGRHTGTTDIPLTETGEEQARAVGGVLAGTEFGLVLASPRSRAQRTAELIGYGDQAEVDDRLVEFDYGAYEGRTTADIQSERGHWDLWTDGVPAGDTPGETSQQVRDRVLQVLERVLPVLESGQDVLLVAHAHVIRALAVAWVGLPAEAGGILTVSTSTLSELGFEHGRHAIMRWNCPADGWAPSPVGGSR, encoded by the coding sequence ATGACCGGCATGAACCCCGCCACCGCCAAGCGCCTCGCCCGCGACGACGTCGCGCCGATGTACGCGGAGGTGGACGCGGCGATCGCCCGCGCCGAGATCCCCGGCACCCCGGAGTGGCAGGAGAAGGTCCGCGGCCGCATCGTCATGGTGCGCCACGGCCAGACCGAGTGGAGCGTCAACGGGCGCCACACCGGCACGACCGACATCCCCCTCACGGAGACCGGCGAGGAGCAGGCGCGCGCGGTCGGCGGCGTGCTCGCGGGCACGGAGTTCGGCCTCGTGCTCGCCAGCCCGCGCTCCCGCGCCCAGCGCACGGCCGAGCTCATCGGCTACGGCGACCAGGCCGAGGTCGACGACCGGCTCGTCGAGTTCGACTACGGCGCGTACGAGGGCCGCACCACCGCCGACATCCAGTCCGAGCGCGGCCACTGGGACCTCTGGACCGACGGCGTGCCCGCGGGCGACACCCCCGGCGAGACGTCCCAGCAGGTCCGCGACCGCGTGCTCCAGGTGCTCGAGCGCGTGCTGCCCGTGCTCGAGTCCGGCCAGGACGTGCTCCTCGTCGCGCACGCGCACGTGATCCGCGCGCTCGCCGTCGCCTGGGTCGGCCTGCCCGCGGAGGCCGGCGGGATCCTCACGGTCTCCACCTCCACGCTCAGCGAGCTCGGCTTCGAGCACGGCCGCCACGCGATCATGCGCTGGAACTGCCCCGCGGACGGCTGGGCGCCGTCGCCGGTGGGCGGCAGCCGGTAG
- a CDS encoding IS481-like element IS1122 family transposase, which yields MSHANARLTVHGRVLLVRRVVEDRRPVSHVARELGVSRQCAHRWVNRFRSEGFEGLSDRSSRPRRVPTRTSPERERAVVEARTRLRSGPARLAPVTGVPARTISRVLRRHGAPPLAWLDPVTGAVIRASRSTANRYEHEHPGDLIHVDVKKLGRIPDGGGWRAHGRSEQVRGRGIGFDYVHAVVDDHTRLAYAEIHPDEKGVTAAGFLTRAAAYFAEHGITRIERVLTDNAFAYRHSAAFQNAVTQLGARQKFIRPHCPWQNGKVERFNRTLATEWAYRQPFTSNQARTDALDPWIQHYNTERIHSSHGLTPAARVSPTS from the coding sequence ATGTCCCACGCTAATGCTCGTCTGACGGTTCACGGGAGGGTTCTCCTCGTGCGGCGGGTGGTCGAGGATCGTCGGCCGGTCTCGCATGTCGCGCGCGAACTCGGTGTGTCGCGTCAGTGCGCGCATCGGTGGGTGAATCGGTTCCGGTCCGAGGGTTTCGAAGGCTTGTCGGACCGGTCCTCGAGGCCGAGACGGGTGCCGACGAGGACGAGCCCGGAACGAGAACGAGCCGTCGTGGAAGCGAGGACCCGATTGCGATCAGGTCCTGCCCGGTTGGCGCCGGTGACCGGTGTTCCAGCCCGCACGATCTCCCGCGTCCTGCGGCGGCACGGGGCACCGCCGTTGGCATGGTTGGACCCCGTCACCGGGGCCGTGATCCGGGCATCCCGGTCGACGGCAAACCGGTACGAGCATGAGCATCCCGGCGACCTGATCCACGTCGACGTGAAGAAGCTCGGCCGGATCCCGGACGGCGGCGGCTGGCGGGCGCATGGCCGCAGCGAACAGGTTCGTGGTCGTGGGATCGGGTTCGATTACGTCCACGCCGTGGTCGATGACCACACCCGCCTCGCCTACGCGGAGATCCACCCGGACGAGAAGGGCGTGACCGCGGCAGGGTTCCTGACCCGGGCCGCGGCGTACTTCGCCGAGCACGGCATCACCCGCATCGAACGGGTCCTGACGGACAACGCGTTCGCCTACCGGCACTCGGCCGCGTTCCAGAACGCGGTCACGCAGCTCGGTGCGAGGCAGAAGTTCATCCGCCCGCACTGCCCCTGGCAGAACGGCAAGGTCGAACGCTTCAACCGCACCCTCGCGACCGAGTGGGCCTACCGGCAACCCTTCACCAGCAACCAAGCCAGAACCGACGCCCTTGATCCGTGGATCCAGCACTACAACACTGAACGAATCCACTCGAGCCACGGGCTGACGCCCGCGGCCCGAGTGTCACCAACGTCATGA
- a CDS encoding uracil-xanthine permease family protein, with protein sequence MARQIWTLHGDGRTVETSAVVGPGERLTWPRTIGLGMQHVVAMFGATFLVPALTGFPPTTTLFFSGIGTLLFLLITKNRLPSYLGSSFAFIAPIGAANAATAAGGGIGAALAGIVAVGVMLAIVGGIVQLTGTGWIDALLPPVVAGAIVALIGFNLASAARDNFVLAPVTATITLAAVILSTVLFRGILGRLSIVLGVVVGYVVAAIRQEIDYSKLEAAAWIGLPEFHAPEITPQFWALLPAFLPVVLVLVAENVGHIRGVAQMTDGSVNKLTGRALLADGLATVLAGLGGGSGTTTYGENIGVMAATRVYSTAAYWVAGAFAVLLGLSPKVGAVINTIPAGVLGGVTTALYGLIGIIGVKIWLDNKVDFSKPVNQFTAATALIVAIAPFTFTLGTVTFNGIALGTVAAIVIYHVMSTVARLRGTS encoded by the coding sequence ATGGCCCGACAGATCTGGACCCTCCACGGCGACGGACGGACGGTGGAGACCTCCGCGGTCGTCGGCCCCGGCGAGCGCCTCACCTGGCCGCGCACCATCGGGCTCGGGATGCAGCACGTCGTCGCGATGTTCGGCGCGACGTTCCTCGTGCCCGCGCTCACGGGCTTCCCGCCCACGACGACGCTGTTCTTCTCCGGGATCGGGACGCTCCTGTTCCTCCTGATCACCAAGAACCGGCTGCCCAGCTACCTCGGCTCGTCGTTCGCGTTCATCGCGCCGATCGGTGCCGCCAACGCGGCCACGGCGGCGGGCGGCGGCATCGGCGCGGCGCTCGCGGGCATCGTCGCGGTCGGCGTGATGCTGGCGATCGTCGGCGGCATCGTGCAGCTCACCGGCACCGGCTGGATCGACGCGCTGCTGCCGCCCGTCGTCGCCGGCGCGATCGTCGCGCTCATCGGCTTCAACCTGGCCTCCGCGGCCCGCGACAACTTCGTCCTGGCACCCGTGACGGCGACCATCACGCTCGCCGCCGTGATCCTCTCGACCGTGCTGTTCCGCGGGATCCTCGGCCGGCTCTCCATCGTGCTCGGCGTGGTCGTCGGCTACGTCGTGGCGGCGATCCGCCAGGAGATCGACTACTCCAAGCTCGAGGCCGCCGCGTGGATCGGGCTGCCCGAGTTCCACGCGCCGGAGATCACGCCGCAGTTCTGGGCGCTGCTGCCCGCGTTCCTGCCCGTGGTGCTCGTGCTCGTCGCCGAGAACGTCGGGCACATCCGCGGCGTCGCCCAGATGACCGACGGCTCGGTGAACAAGCTGACCGGCCGGGCTCTCCTGGCCGACGGCCTGGCGACCGTGCTCGCGGGCCTCGGCGGCGGATCCGGCACCACGACCTACGGCGAGAACATCGGCGTGATGGCCGCCACCCGCGTCTACTCGACCGCCGCCTACTGGGTGGCCGGCGCGTTCGCCGTGCTGCTCGGGCTCTCGCCCAAGGTCGGCGCGGTCATCAACACGATCCCGGCCGGCGTGCTCGGCGGCGTGACCACCGCGCTCTACGGCCTCATCGGGATCATCGGCGTGAAGATCTGGCTGGACAACAAGGTGGACTTCTCCAAGCCCGTCAACCAGTTCACGGCGGCGACCGCGCTCATCGTCGCGATCGCGCCGTTCACCTTCACGCTCGGCACGGTCACCTTCAACGGCATCGCGCTCGGGACAGTTGCCGCCATCGTGATCTACCACGTGATGAGCACGGTGGCTCGCCTGCGCGGCACCTCCTAG
- a CDS encoding M13 family metallopeptidase, which produces MSAETPPTGIRTDELDEGVRPQDDLYLHVNGRWLDRTEIPDDKARWGSFHQLAEAAEDAVRVIIEEAVDAEPGTEERKTGDLFTSFMDEERVERLGVEPIRDQLDAAAAVTDVPSFLRTLGALEQTNVPGLLGLFVDNDPGDPERYVVQIEQGGIGLPDESYYREEGHAAIRTAYRAFVERMLGLAELDDPAGRADRILDLETRIAAAHWDNVRTRDSQATYNLVSWAELRELVAKAAGADLDVWRDALEAPAAALDEVVLREPSFAEGLGALLTAAEVPALRDWLTWQVVRANAALLPKAFSEASFDFYGRTLTGAPEQRVRWKRGVSLVEGSMGEAIGRIYVERHFSPTAKAEMDVLVGHLVEAYRRSISGLDWMTAETRGRALEKLEKFTPKIGFPDTWRDYSALEIDPTDLVGNVRATSRFETRRELAKIGAPLDRDEWFMTPQTINAYYNPGFNEIVFPAAILQFPFFDEARDPAANYGAIGAVIGHEIGHGFDDQGSRYDGDGRLTDWWTPADRAAFEERTASLIQQYDALVPAQLTGDDAPHVNGALTIGENIGDLGGLSIAWKAYLLSLEGAEPPVIDGLTGAERFFLSWAQAWQQKGRDAEVMRLLAIDPHAPNEFRCNQIVRNIDAFYDTFDVQPGDGLWLDEEARVTIW; this is translated from the coding sequence ATGAGCGCCGAGACACCTCCGACCGGGATCCGCACCGACGAGCTGGACGAGGGGGTCCGACCGCAGGACGACCTGTACCTCCACGTGAACGGGCGCTGGCTCGACCGCACCGAGATCCCCGACGACAAGGCCCGCTGGGGCTCGTTCCACCAGCTCGCCGAGGCGGCCGAGGACGCCGTGCGCGTGATCATCGAGGAGGCCGTCGACGCCGAGCCCGGCACCGAGGAGCGCAAGACCGGCGACCTCTTCACGAGCTTCATGGACGAGGAGCGCGTCGAGCGCCTCGGCGTCGAGCCGATCCGTGACCAGCTGGACGCGGCCGCCGCCGTCACGGACGTGCCGTCGTTCCTCCGCACGCTCGGCGCGCTCGAGCAGACGAACGTCCCCGGCCTGCTCGGCCTCTTCGTCGACAACGACCCGGGCGACCCCGAGCGCTACGTCGTGCAGATCGAGCAGGGCGGCATCGGGCTCCCCGACGAGAGCTACTACCGCGAGGAGGGCCACGCCGCCATCCGCACGGCGTACCGCGCCTTCGTCGAGCGCATGCTCGGCCTCGCGGAGCTGGACGACCCCGCGGGTCGCGCCGACCGGATCCTCGACCTCGAGACCCGCATCGCCGCCGCCCACTGGGACAACGTCCGCACGCGCGACAGCCAGGCCACCTACAACCTCGTCTCGTGGGCCGAGCTCCGCGAGCTGGTCGCGAAGGCCGCCGGCGCCGACCTCGACGTCTGGCGCGACGCCCTCGAGGCGCCCGCCGCCGCGCTCGACGAGGTCGTGCTGCGCGAGCCGAGCTTCGCCGAGGGCCTCGGCGCGCTGCTGACCGCGGCCGAGGTCCCCGCGCTCCGCGACTGGCTCACCTGGCAGGTCGTCCGCGCGAACGCGGCGCTGCTCCCGAAGGCGTTCTCCGAGGCGAGCTTCGACTTCTACGGCCGCACGCTCACCGGCGCGCCCGAGCAGCGCGTGCGGTGGAAGCGCGGCGTCTCGCTGGTGGAGGGATCCATGGGCGAGGCCATCGGCCGCATCTACGTCGAGCGCCACTTCTCGCCCACCGCGAAGGCCGAGATGGACGTGCTCGTCGGCCACCTCGTCGAGGCGTACCGGCGGTCCATCTCCGGCCTCGACTGGATGACCGCGGAGACGCGCGGCCGGGCGCTGGAGAAGCTCGAGAAGTTCACCCCGAAGATCGGCTTCCCCGACACGTGGCGCGACTACTCCGCGCTCGAGATCGACCCGACGGACCTCGTGGGCAACGTCCGCGCGACCTCCCGGTTCGAGACACGCCGCGAGCTCGCGAAGATCGGCGCGCCGCTCGACCGCGACGAGTGGTTCATGACCCCGCAGACCATCAACGCGTACTACAACCCGGGCTTCAACGAGATCGTGTTCCCGGCCGCGATCCTCCAGTTCCCGTTCTTCGACGAGGCGCGGGACCCGGCCGCGAACTACGGCGCGATCGGCGCGGTCATCGGCCACGAGATCGGCCACGGCTTCGACGACCAGGGCTCGCGCTACGACGGCGACGGCCGCCTCACCGACTGGTGGACCCCGGCCGACCGCGCGGCGTTCGAGGAGCGCACGGCGTCGCTGATCCAGCAGTACGACGCGCTCGTGCCCGCGCAGCTCACGGGCGACGACGCGCCGCACGTGAACGGCGCGCTCACCATCGGCGAGAACATCGGCGACCTCGGCGGCCTCTCCATCGCGTGGAAGGCGTACCTCCTCTCGCTCGAGGGCGCCGAGCCGCCGGTGATCGACGGCCTCACGGGCGCGGAGCGCTTCTTCCTCTCCTGGGCGCAGGCCTGGCAGCAGAAGGGCCGCGACGCCGAGGTGATGCGCCTGCTCGCCATCGACCCGCACGCGCCGAACGAGTTCCGCTGCAACCAGATCGTCCGCAACATCGACGCGTTCTACGACACGTTCGACGTGCAGCCGGGCGACGGGCTGTGGCTCGACGAGGAGGCCCGCGTCACCATCTGGTGA
- a CDS encoding helix-turn-helix transcriptional regulator, whose protein sequence is MHSEVRGLRTAAGLSQQSLADALGVSRQTINAIETGRYDPSLALAVKAARFFHRSVEEVFHVEDD, encoded by the coding sequence ATGCACAGCGAGGTGAGGGGGCTCCGGACGGCGGCCGGGCTCTCCCAGCAGTCCCTCGCCGACGCGCTCGGGGTCTCCCGCCAGACGATCAACGCCATCGAGACGGGCCGCTACGACCCGTCGCTCGCCCTGGCCGTGAAGGCGGCCCGCTTCTTCCACCGATCCGTCGAGGAGGTCTTCCATGTCGAAGACGACTGA
- a CDS encoding glycosyltransferase 87 family protein yields MSAATAHDRERHRPRHGIRARIGSPRPRDLWLAFAVCHLWLITLNLIGPTSALGDVTGIYRWWMQQGLGGGGWVGVDEPWVYPILAAVPMLIARLGGGEFYGTVWMLLVVAVDAAAFALLLRRCRGRSVRPAWWWLGFLVALGPIGLGRIDAITVPLALAGLLLVVARPALAAVLLTIGTWMKVWPAALLMAALASRRATSRASHAIVAATIGTSAVVVAGALALGSGGNVLGFVGQQTGRGLQVESSAAVYHLWRIVFGDDDYRVYHDTRLLAFQVSGPGVDAVAAALTPVMVAVVVGVLLLGVHAAHRGASAAALLGPLSLGLVTALILTNKVGSPQYVSWIAVPVIVILAHDRADSRLSVVVTRLALVAAALTQLIYPYAYPLLLDASPVLVAVITVRDLAELGLLAAAVVQLVALGRRRAADAVGSSDAVGRVRRDRPAVSDATGAIPVTAGP; encoded by the coding sequence GTGAGCGCCGCTACCGCGCACGATCGCGAACGGCACCGGCCCCGGCACGGCATCCGCGCCCGCATCGGCTCGCCCCGCCCCCGGGACCTCTGGCTCGCCTTCGCCGTCTGCCACCTGTGGCTCATCACGCTCAACCTCATCGGCCCCACCTCCGCGCTCGGCGACGTCACGGGCATCTACCGGTGGTGGATGCAGCAGGGCCTCGGCGGCGGCGGCTGGGTCGGCGTCGACGAGCCGTGGGTGTACCCGATCCTCGCGGCCGTGCCCATGCTCATCGCGCGCCTCGGCGGCGGCGAATTCTACGGCACGGTCTGGATGCTGCTCGTCGTCGCCGTCGACGCCGCGGCGTTCGCCCTGCTCCTCCGCCGCTGCCGCGGCCGCAGCGTCCGGCCCGCCTGGTGGTGGCTCGGCTTCCTCGTGGCGCTCGGCCCGATCGGGCTGGGACGCATCGACGCGATCACCGTGCCGCTCGCCCTCGCCGGCCTGCTGCTCGTCGTGGCGCGGCCGGCGCTCGCGGCTGTCCTGCTGACGATCGGCACGTGGATGAAGGTGTGGCCGGCCGCGCTGCTCATGGCAGCGCTCGCCTCCCGCCGCGCGACCTCGCGCGCCTCGCACGCGATCGTCGCGGCGACCATCGGCACGTCGGCCGTCGTCGTGGCCGGCGCCCTCGCGCTCGGCAGCGGCGGCAACGTCCTCGGGTTCGTGGGCCAGCAGACCGGGCGCGGGCTCCAGGTGGAGTCGTCGGCGGCGGTCTACCACCTCTGGCGCATCGTCTTCGGCGACGACGACTACCGCGTCTACCACGACACCCGGCTGCTCGCCTTCCAGGTGTCGGGCCCCGGAGTCGACGCGGTCGCGGCCGCCCTCACGCCGGTCATGGTGGCCGTCGTGGTCGGCGTGCTGCTCCTCGGCGTGCACGCCGCCCACCGCGGGGCCTCCGCCGCGGCGCTACTCGGGCCGCTGTCGCTCGGGCTGGTGACCGCGCTGATCCTCACGAACAAGGTGGGGTCGCCGCAGTACGTGAGCTGGATCGCCGTGCCCGTCATCGTCATCCTGGCGCACGACCGCGCGGACAGCCGGCTGTCTGTCGTCGTGACGCGCCTCGCCCTCGTCGCCGCGGCGCTCACGCAGCTCATCTACCCGTACGCCTACCCGCTGCTGCTCGACGCGTCCCCCGTGCTGGTGGCGGTCATCACCGTGCGCGACCTCGCGGAGCTCGGGCTCCTGGCCGCGGCCGTGGTGCAGCTCGTGGCGCTCGGACGACGGCGGGCGGCGGACGCGGTCGGCTCCTCGGACGCGGTCGGCCGCGTCCGCCGCGACCGGCCCGCCGTGTCGGACGCGACGGGGGCGATCCCCGTGACCGCCGGCCCCTAG
- a CDS encoding 1,4-dihydroxy-2-naphthoate polyprenyltransferase codes for MAQKKKRTRQAPSSSARTRPGSPAKARSGNPAKARTATARDWISGARIRTLPLAVAPVAIGAGAARALGPDEGVSLGLALLCLAVAVLLQIGVNYANDYSDGVRGTDDVRVGPARLTGSGAAKPRTVLTVALTFFGLAAVAGLAIVLITGHWWLLAVGAVAIVAAYFYTGGKRPYGYAGLGDVVVFVFFGLVATAGTQFILIGMITGEGWLGGVAAGGFACAVLMVNNIRDIEQDGKVGKRTLAVRLGPRGSRIVYCIEVAIAYAVVVFFFLFYPKALLVLFTLVLALPAAIIACTGRTPKELILSLQLTSMAALTFGLGLGAAFAF; via the coding sequence GTGGCACAGAAGAAGAAGCGCACCCGGCAGGCCCCCTCGTCCTCCGCCCGCACCCGTCCGGGATCGCCCGCGAAGGCCCGCTCCGGCAACCCGGCGAAGGCGCGGACGGCCACCGCGCGTGACTGGATCTCCGGCGCCCGCATCCGCACCCTCCCGCTCGCCGTCGCCCCCGTCGCGATCGGCGCGGGAGCGGCCCGCGCGCTCGGCCCCGACGAGGGCGTCTCCCTCGGCCTCGCGCTCCTCTGCCTCGCCGTCGCGGTGCTGCTGCAGATCGGCGTGAACTACGCCAACGACTACTCCGACGGCGTGCGCGGCACCGACGACGTGCGCGTCGGCCCCGCCCGCCTCACCGGATCCGGCGCCGCGAAGCCCCGCACCGTGCTCACCGTGGCGCTCACGTTCTTCGGCCTCGCCGCGGTCGCGGGCCTCGCGATCGTGCTGATCACCGGCCACTGGTGGCTGCTCGCGGTCGGCGCCGTCGCGATCGTCGCGGCGTACTTCTACACGGGAGGCAAGCGCCCCTACGGCTACGCGGGCCTCGGCGACGTGGTCGTCTTCGTCTTCTTCGGCCTGGTCGCGACCGCGGGCACGCAGTTCATCCTCATCGGCATGATCACGGGCGAGGGCTGGCTGGGCGGCGTCGCGGCGGGCGGATTCGCGTGCGCGGTGCTCATGGTCAACAACATCCGCGACATCGAGCAGGACGGCAAGGTCGGCAAGCGCACCCTCGCGGTGCGGCTCGGCCCGCGCGGCTCGCGGATCGTCTACTGCATCGAGGTCGCCATCGCCTACGCGGTCGTGGTGTTCTTCTTCCTCTTCTACCCGAAGGCGCTGCTGGTGCTGTTCACGCTCGTGCTGGCCCTGCCGGCCGCGATCATCGCGTGCACGGGCCGCACGCCCAAGGAGCTGATCCTGTCGCTGCAGCTCACGAGCATGGCCGCGCTCACGTTCGGCCTGGGGCTCGGCGCGGCGTTCGCGTTCTGA